GTATTCGTTTACAGAGTAGTTACGGCTGCTCATAAAGTTGGTCTGAGTTCCGTCATAGTCAACGGCTAGACCGCCGCCGAGGTCGAGGTAACGCATGTTTGCGCCTTCACCGACCAAGCCTGCGTACACTCGGCTTGCTTCGGATACCGCTCCACGAATATCGCGAATGTTTGGTATCTGTGAACCGAGGTGATAGTGTAGCAATTGTAGGCAGTCGAGCATGTCAGCTTCGCTTAGACGATCTATTACATCAATGATCTGAGTTGCGTTGAGTCCGAAGATGGAACGGTCTCCACCTGATTCCGACCAGAGGCCGTTTGCCTGCGCCGAAAGCTTGACGCGCACTCCGAGAATAGGCTTCACGCCTTTGGCTTTGGAACGCTCAATGATGAGAGCCAGTTCGCTTGGCATTTCAACAACCATAACGCATTTAAAGCCTAGCTGGGTTGCATGTAAACCAAGGTCGATGAACTCTTCATCTTTATATCCGTTACAGATCAATACAGCTTCTGTGTCACGCATCATGCCCATGGCCGCGATGAGTTCAGCCTTACTTCCTGCTTCAAGGCCATGATGATATTTTTTGCCATGACGAGTCACAGCTTCAACAACCTGTTGTTGTTGATTAACTTTAATTGGGTATGCCCCAAGATATGACCCGTTATAGCCGAGGCTATCGATGGCTGAAAGAAAACTTTCATTAAGCAGGGATATCTGGGTGTCGAGGATATTCTCGATGCGCAGAAGGACAGGCATGTCCAGTCCGCGTTCTTGAATGCCGGATATTATCTCAGGTATGCTTACCGCATGGTTGAATTGACCAGGGTTGGCAGAAACTTGAAGATCTCCGTTATCGGAAATGCCGAAGAATCCAGCGCCCCATTCACGGACGCCGTAGAGTTCTGTAGACCTTTCAGAGGTCCATCTTTCCAGTGTGTTGACCACTCATAAATCCTCCATATGAAAAGTGAATCGGGGACGCCCCCGCGCCGAATAGTTTAATGGATAAACTGTTTTTCACCTATTGAAAAACGGCATTTATGGATGGTAGCAACAAATGTCAATACGAATAAAGACAAATTGCATACCTGCGTAGTCTTCACTTTGAATTAATTGATTATTTATAAATAATATATTTTAAATTCGAGATTTTGCATGCGCTAGTATTAATATTATATTTTATGCCACTATTTATGATATGTTGTAATTTAATTGGTAATGATCATTCGGACAGCAATGGAAACATTTTTTTTATGATTTTGGATGCTTCTTGCGTGGCCATTATAGCTGCGAATTCGCTTGTGAACGGTTTCAAGTTGTCAAGAAGTATAGGGATGGTTTCCACGCAGGCGTATGCTGGTTGAAAAAGGGATTGTGAAGGTTCTGTTTTAGTTGAATTAGAATTGGTCGTCTTAGGGAGCAGTTTATGCTCAGGATAATTTTGATAGATTTCGCATGAAATTTTCCACGCAACCTGTAAATCGCGGTAAGCATGTTTATATTCATGTAAGCTTGTGTAACTTTTACCTCTAAGCATGAAAGCTTGAGCTTTGGTTATGTCTGAGGCATCAGAGTCTATAATATTGTCTAATAGTTGAACCGCTTTATCATATTGCTTTTCACTGCGTAGCTCAATTGCATTGTTTATAGAATTACCGAAGAGTGTGCATCCTTGGAGAAAACCTGTCAAAAAGGCAATCAGTACTACTGATCTTAGTATGCAGACCATTAACGAATTGTCTTTTTTCATGAGTATCCTTATTGCTTGCTCTGCAATACTGAACTTGTAAATTATGAATCGTCTGATTTCAGGTTCGGCGTAATGTATTTTTGCTGTAATTCAGAAGATTGTTCAGGTGTTATAGTTATGAATTTTACCCCAACACCCTCCATCTTATCATTTGTAGATTTAATCCAGCGAATACCAACATATATAGGTAGTTTGTTTGATAATTCATCAAATTTTAGATGTAAAAAATCTTGATCAAAAATATCATTTGTAGTGCTTATAAGGCAGCCAGATTTTGAAATATTTTGTACCATTCCGTCAAAACTGTTCGCCATTGCCGGGTCGTTTTCCGCGCTGATTCGTATAGGAATATTTATTTTTACCCGTTCACTTTTACGGCTCATAATGCAGTCATTCTCTATATAGCTTTGTTTGAAAGTTGAAAGGTCATCAACGAAAACGACTTTACCTGATTCAACTTTAGTTCTTATAAGTGAATGGTTTGCTGCAATAGAGAAGATTCTGTTTCTTGCATAAGCCGGAGTTTTCATTACTTTTGGGATATCGAGAATTAATCCTGTAAACTTTTCTTTCAGAACTTCGTGAATAAAATTGTCCAGAGTTAAGCAGTATTTAATATTAAACTCATTGGCTATTGGGGATTTTTTATATTTTTCTGGACTGTCAACAAAAGCTATTGTTGACAGTTTATCATTGCTAGGCATCAGCTTCTCCAAGATTTAGAAAGTATGAAGAGTTATTTAAGAAGAATACTAAGTTTTATTCAGCTTGCATATTAAATTTTATAAAAAGCCCTCCGAATCCTGTTTAAAGAATCCGGAGGGCCTATATATTAACGTTATGAATCAGCTAGGTGAATCTTAAATTTCAAATAACATTTCAAGGTCATCACGAGTAAGAGATTTAAGGGCGGACTGGCCTGGAATAATTGCGTCCGCAACACTCTTTTTCATTTCCTGCAGTTTAAGTATTTTTTCTTCAACTGTATTCTGACAGATCATTTTGTATGCAAAAACCTGTCTCTTCTGTCCTATACGATGGGTACGGTCAGTAGCCTGATTTTCTACAGCAGGGTTCCACCATGGGTCATAGTGAATAACATAGTCCGCAGAAGTAAGGTTCAAACCGGTTCCACCTGCTTTGAGCGAGATAAGGAATATTGGAATATCCGGACTGTCGTTAAATTTATCAACCTGCTCAAACCTGTCTTTACTAGAACCGTCAAGGTAGGTGAACGGTACTTCCTTAATTGTCAGCCATGAGCGGATAACATGAAGCATCTGCACAAACTGTGAGAAAACGAGAACTTTATGTCCGCCTTCAACTATATCAAAGATAAGGTCTTTGAATGCGTCAAATTTACCTGACGGAAGATTGGTTGAAAAACCGGGCATGTCCAGCTTGAGGAGTCTCGGGTGACAACAAATTTGTCTGAGCTTGAGGAGTGCGTCAAGGATAGACATCTGGCTTTTAGCCATACCTTTTTCGTCAACATCTTTGAGGACCTGATCTTTAAGTCGTTTTGCCAGAGCATTGTATAGATCACGCTGCTCTTCGATGAGGTCGCAGTAATGAACAGTTTCGATTTTTGGCGGAAGGTCTTTTGCCACTTCAGATTTTGTTCTGCGAAGAATAAACGGTTTTACTCTGGTACGCAGATACTCTAGCGCTTCTTCATCTCCGTCTTTTATCGGTTTAATTATGCCACGTTGGAAAGCATGCTGGGAGCTGAGAAATCCGGGCATAAGGAATTCGAATAAGGACCAA
This sequence is a window from Desulfovibrio sp. UCD-KL4C. Protein-coding genes within it:
- a CDS encoding PilZ domain-containing protein, which codes for MPSNDKLSTIAFVDSPEKYKKSPIANEFNIKYCLTLDNFIHEVLKEKFTGLILDIPKVMKTPAYARNRIFSIAANHSLIRTKVESGKVVFVDDLSTFKQSYIENDCIMSRKSERVKINIPIRISAENDPAMANSFDGMVQNISKSGCLISTTNDIFDQDFLHLKFDELSNKLPIYVGIRWIKSTNDKMEGVGVKFITITPEQSSELQQKYITPNLKSDDS